Genomic segment of Erwinia sp. SLM-02:
GGTGGGTTATTCGCTGATTTCGTCTTCTTCAGTCGCGGGTGGCAGCTCGCTGTACCAGGTATCCAGCTTCAGCTTCAGTTTATCCACGCCAATTTTCTTCAGCGATGAGAAAGCCTCAACGTCCACCGTGCCGAGGAAGCTTTTCGCTTCTTCACGAACGGCATTCAGCTGCGCTTTACGCGCCCCGGAAGCCAGTTTGTCGGCTTTGGTCAGCAGTATCAGCACTTCAATTCCGCTCTGTACGGCCCACATGACCATCTGACGGTCGAGATCCTTTAGCGGATGGCGGATATCCATCAGCACCACCAGACCTTTCAGGCACTGGCGTTTTTGCAGATATTCAGCCAGCGATCGCTGCCATTTCAGCTTCATCTCTTCCGGCACTTCGGCATAGCCATAGCCGGGCAGATCC
This window contains:
- the yihA gene encoding ribosome biogenesis GTP-binding protein YihA/YsxC, giving the protein MSGWNYHVTHFVTSAPDIRHLPADTGIEVAFAGRSNAGKSSALNTLTNQKSLARTSKTPGRTQLINLFQVAEGYRLVDLPGYGYAEVPEEMKLKWQRSLAEYLQKRQCLKGLVVLMDIRHPLKDLDRQMVMWAVQSGIEVLILLTKADKLASGARKAQLNAVREEAKSFLGTVDVEAFSSLKKIGVDKLKLKLDTWYSELPPATEEDEISE